A stretch of DNA from Cannabis sativa cultivar Pink pepper isolate KNU-18-1 chromosome X, ASM2916894v1, whole genome shotgun sequence:
GAGAAGataaatagaaaagataaagaatTTATTGTATGGTGCAATATAAAAGTTAGAtgtaaattaagaaaattaaatttttgtaaatgtattttaaaGGATAGAGTAGAGAAATATTAAGCGCCACTCAGGCGCCTTATTTTATTCATAATTTATTTGTGAAATGATATTATgtatttgaatattgctattAGACATAGGAATATaagatttaataattaattatattaatagtaAATAATACGTCGGATGATGAAAGACACTTCCTATGTTGTCTTAAATTTATTGTTGAATTCTGTAAATGAAAGAATAGTGTAAAGGTGGTAGTGACTTTGATGACGGCAGTTGAATTTAGCAATGCTATGGGAAAGTAGATGAATGTGCTTATTAAATATTGAGCTTGCAAGTGTGTGGTGTGGTTACGTAGTTCAAATCAAATCTATGATTATCAAATTTGGTGGCTCACATAAAAACCAATCTatagtatatttatttatttattcaatatTTGGATTTGAGAATGATTAATTAACTGTGAATATTAAACTATGATTTTGTGCCTATATGTGCAAAACACGGATTGCAATCCGTGTACGGCAGGTAAGTCCCACGTTagaatagttttattttttaattatttaattaagttggcAACCGGTTATTCTAGGTTTGGTAACCGGTTGTAcatttgtatttttaattaaaaaataaaaaggtacAATTAAATTACTGTTCACGTCagttaaagtaaaaaaaagtaCAACAGCTTTACTGTTCGTGGCAGTTAATTGTACAAATATACTGTAGGCAGTGGGTCCATGTTGTCGGAATGaggttattttggtattttacatCATGTATGTAATTTTGGAATTGTAGTTGAGTACAAAatatcacgtaccgagtacattaattgtttatgcatgttgtttagtaaaattagtgtacaaaatatcacgtaccgagtacaAAATATCAGGTATAGAGTACGTTCATTTTTGTTTCGTAGTACATTGTTAAGaataatttgttataaattatgaaattatgtgtTGGTATATATTGAGTTTTACGTTggtgtattatttttatttttattattgtgtataaaaaaaattaattactatgGAAATTTTGACCTTATAAGATTGAATTTTCTTgggtaaaataatttatttgttcattaattataaatttgagATTTGTTGAGATAAATACCTTAAACACGGCAAACATAACATGAAGTATATAAATGTAGAGTTTTTGAAGCAATAACTAGAGTCATAAACCTTAAAACATCAATGGTTAAAAATAactagttatatatatgaatgaccATAGTATGATTCTTGTGTGGAGGAAGGCGGTTCAGGGAAATACGCGTTGGAGTGTTCATTGAATGAGTCAGTTGTTGGTTGATTGTGTGCTGACTGTTGCCCCTGAGATCCAGTATTCTGTTGACGGTTTGGACACCGCCGATAATCATGGCCTGATGAGCGACAAATGCGACaatgtcttgagtttcttgggaTCTGCTCCTCGTTTGGTCCTTCCCTTGGATTTCCTGTACCCTTTGTTCTCACAACTTCAGGGTCTTTAATAATGTTGGGGTTGTTACGATATCTTCCAGGTTGTGGCGTCTGTCCTTCTGGATTGGAACTCATCTCAAATTCTTCCTTGAACATTAGAGTTAGCCGTTCAATCTCTTCCTTTGCACGCGTGTACGAATCCTCTGTTTTTGCTGCATAAAAATTGTAGTTATAAGTTAATGAGCTGAGAGATCCAAACCTAGCCATCTCATAAATGTGTTGTTGTTCTTGTGCGGGGGGGTTAaaatgtaggtggagatttgTCTTCGCGGATTTGCTCCATCGCTTCATGAGAAGAGTATTAGGTATTCTTCTGATGTCTAATCTTTTCATTGTAGCCCATAAATGTCTACAAGGGTACCCCTGACTTTCATATAGCATGCAGCTACAGTGTAGTGCTCGTTGGCCTTCACAGTAATGAACTTGGTATTGGACTTCCGGATGCTGAAACTTTCCAATGGTGTATATCTGCCACTCTCCTTCTTGCTCCTGACTTATGACAAAATAATTATTCTCTAAATGAAGCTGCTCAGCAACCTTGTGGTACATAGTTCTTGTGTAGAATTTAGCACATTGGTTGTAGTACGTGGTCAAGCATGTGGGATTAGGTGGGTAAGGTCGAGTGCATCTGCTTTTGAAGTCATTTGCAGTCTCGTTGTGTCTGAGCTTTGAGACTGTCATATCTATGGTTGTTACAAATTCACGCAAGCAATAATTCTTCTCTAAAAATTTTTTTAGGGCTGAGTTGATCGATTCGCAACGTTGTGTGGTTCTCATTCACCGCAACGAATGAACCCCTTAAATAAGTTTACGCCTTGTTTTCTTGTGTCGAATGTTGTTTGGCACCATTCATTATCTGTTAGTTGTTGGGTTTCGACGACGTCTAACCATCTTGCTTCAAAATCCTCCTCCTCGTAGTAGTTGTACATTAGATCTTTAAATCTTTTCAAGAAGATCGGATCTTTAACCTTTTTGGAAGCATTTGTATTGAGATGCCAAGCACATAGACGGTGTGTAACATCAAGCATGTGTTCCATGATGGCCTGTTTCATGGCCACATCTTGGTCAGTAACTACAACATTTAGCTTCTTATCTCCATGGCATTCGAGAAATTTTTGAAGTAGCCAACGATAGGATGGAAGCTTCTCGTGGAGGAGGAGAGCGAACCCGAAGATGCATGTGTTGTAATGGTGGTTTACGCCAATGAGAACAGTGAGAGGCTTATTGTACTCATTTGTCATGTAGGTGGTATCAAACCCTAGTACATCCCCAAAAGCCACATAGTCGACACGTGAGTTTCCATCTGCCCAGAATAAGTTAGCCAATCGATTCTCCTCGTCCACCTCATATACAACGAAGAAATTTGGATCCCTCTCTGCGAGACAATCAAGAAATCCCAACGCTCCTTCCGAGTCCGTCTCTATCTTTTCTTCTCGCTTGGCACCAGCAACCCTGTTGTAGACATCTCGAAGTTGACATGGCATTCTCTCATAACctccactttgcaaagcaacatGAGACATTATGTTGGCAGTTTTAATTCCAACGGAGTTCATCGACCTAACTTGGGCA
This window harbors:
- the LOC133031962 gene encoding protein FAR1-RELATED SEQUENCE 9-like encodes the protein MTVSKLRHNETANDFKSRCTRPYPPNPTCLTTYYNQCAKFYTRTMYHKVAEQLHLENNYFVISQEQEGEWQIYTIGKFQHPEVQYQVHYCEGQRALHCSCMLYESQGYPCRHLWATMKRLDIRRIPNTLLMKRWSKSAKTNLHLHFNPPAQEQQHIYEMARFGSLSSLTYNYNFYAAKTEDSYTRAKEEIERLTLMFKEEFEMSSNPEGQTPQPGRYRNNPNIIKDPEVVRTKGTGNPREGPNEEQIPRNSRHCRICRSSGHDYRRCPNRQQNTGSQGQQSAHNQPTTDSFNEHSNAYFPEPPSSTQESYYGHSYI
- the LOC133031963 gene encoding protein FAR-RED IMPAIRED RESPONSE 1-like; this translates as MEAESQAENMNEEQTYEWESITAELNITKPVNEIQICNVLGKSLDKLEKWEAFYEMYAKRMGFGTRKDDVRRSHRVIVMRRSMNSVGIKTANIMSHVALQSGGYERMPCQLRDVYNRVAGAKREEKIETDSEGALGFLDCLAERDPNFFVVYEVDEENRLANLFWADGNSRVDYVAFGDVLGFDTTYMTNEYNKPLTVLIGVNHHYNTCIFGFALLLHEKLPSYRWLLQKFLECHGDKKLNVVVTDQDVAMKQAIMEHMLDVTHRLCAWHLNTNASKKVKDPIFLKRFKDLMYNYYEEEDFEARWLDVVETQQLTDNEWCQTTFDTRKQGVNLFKGFIRCGE